A region from the Poecilia reticulata strain Guanapo linkage group LG12, Guppy_female_1.0+MT, whole genome shotgun sequence genome encodes:
- the LOC103473998 gene encoding ectonucleoside triphosphate diphosphohydrolase 2-like — protein sequence MARFPIAPIALLLFGLVGILLLTIPSQDVQDAPGFMKCVMRHINCENIDLXHLLPEPNQKQLVRARGRGFVLPIKLMYSLLNILMLGKQLSFTKPLSVVISGYAYWLRNTIIILRKHVTFNCGGISSYAGQVGAAGRSLRACLNXAVEEIPKEKHSNTPVYLGATAGMRLLNMSSPQQSDQILAEVAGEIQSFPFSYREAVILSGQQEGAYGWVTVNYLQGNFIKYGFVGRWLSSGRATVGALDFGGASTQITFVTQEKVEDKRNGEELRLYGQDYSLYTHSFLCYGQNQLLKRLLAQIVKARRSFCSILQMASVEEEPHRLGNYCASSVLLKALLLRGYGFDNATFPDISFQNTVGDTLVGWALGYMLVLSNLLPAESAGVRKTLTVGAWGMLLFLFIALLIICVFLLLRARSKRKKGGDENVI from the exons ATGGCTCGGTTTCCCATCGCTCCCATCGCGCTGCTGCTGTTCGGACTGGTCGGCATCCTGCTGCTCACCATTCCCTCCCAGGACGTCCAGGACGCGCCGGGGTTCATG aaatgtgttaTGAGACACATTAACTGTGAAAACATTGATCTCCWCCACCTTCTCCCCGagccaaaccaaaaacaactagTCAGAGCCAGAGGGCGGGGCTTCGTGCTGCCAATCAAACTCATGTACTCCTTGCTAAACATACTAATGTTGGGGAAACAACTAAGCTTTACAAAACCATTATCTGTtgtcatcagtggctatgcttACTG GCTGAGAAATACCATAATCATCTTGAGAAAACATGTAACTTTCAACT GTGGGGGGATTTCTAGCTACGCCGGCCAGGTCGGAGCGGCGGGCCGAAGCCTGCGGGCGTGTCTGAACCRGGCCGTTGAGGAGATTCCCAAGGAGAAACACTCCAACACACCTGTGTAYCTGGGAGCCACGGCCGGCATGAGGCTGTTGAA caTGTCCAGCCCACAGCAGTCGGATCAGATTCTGGCCGAAGTGGCCGGCGAGATCCAGTCGTTTCCTTTCAGCTACAGAGAAGCGGTGATCCTGAGCGGCCAGCAGGAGGGCGCCTACGGCTGGGTCACCGTCAACTACCTGCAGGGGAACTTCATCAAG TACGGGTTTGTCGGCCGCTGGTTGAGCTCCGGCAGAGCGACGGTGGGAGCGCTGGACTTCGGCGGCGCGTCGACGCAGATCACGTTCGTTACTCaggagaaggtggaggacaaAAGAAAcggggaggagctgcgtctctaCGGCCAAGATTACTCACTGTACACTCACAGCTTCCTGTGCTACGGCCAGAATCAGCTCCTAAAGAGACTGCTGGCTCAAATCGTGAAGGCAAGACGAAGTTTCTGCTCAATA CTGCAGATGGCATCTGTGGAAGAAGAGCCGCATCGTCTGGGGAATTACTGCGCTTCCTCTGTGCTCCTCAAAGCTCTGCTGCTGAGAGGATACGGCTTTGACAACGCGACGTTCCCTGACATTTCCTTTCAGAATACg gtgggCGACACGTTGGTGGGCTGGGCTCTGGGCTACATGCTGGTCCTGAGCAATTTGCTGCCTGCAGAAAGCGCCGGGGTGAGGAAGACTCTCACCGTCGGAGCGTGGGGAATGCTYCTCTTCCTCTTCATCGCCCTCCTCATCATCTGTGTCTTTCTGCTGCTTCGAGCGCGAAGCAAGAGGAAGAAAGGAGGCGATGAAAACGTCATCTAG